In Oncorhynchus masou masou isolate Uvic2021 chromosome 31, UVic_Omas_1.1, whole genome shotgun sequence, the sequence CGCCTGGGGATGACTTCGGGCCTGCAGAGACGTCACTGCAGCTGGGactgaggaggacgaggaggagtgGAAAAAAATCAGATGTCAAGTCATGATGTAATGTCAGTGAGCGTGACGGATACAGTTAGCACTTAGTTGTTTGTTTACCACATAGTTTATGTGAAAGAAACACCTTATGTATGTGCCATCACGTGATGTGAAACTCACATCTTATCTCAAGTAAGAATTTGTCTTTATCATACCCTAGACCGACAGTACCCCTCCTCAGCACTAGAGAGCACAGATGTTAgattttaatttgatcaccctgtcatTGCTGAGAGTTTTCCTACGCTGCAGGATTTagataaattcactgaaaacccacactaacacacagttaTATTAACAGGATTCCACTTTTCATGCAGCCTAATTTTGGCCAGCTAATAAGACTAACCACCAATCAAGCAACATAAAATTGTTGGAAAAGTGTGAATGGACTAAATGTTCAAatactgttgctgcaggattattttgctgcgaCAAtgctggtcaaattaagatcctacatctgtagctctCTCACCAGTCCTGGCCCAGATAGCTGAGTCATTGGTCTGCTCTCCGCTGCGTGTTAACACCACCATCCTGTAGGGGGCACCAGGCCTCAGGCCCTGGAAGGAGACCTGCAGTGTGTTAGGCTGGCCACTGCGCCGGTCGTACAGGGTGTCGTCTCCATTGTACAGGTAGAGGTCGTAACCTTCCAACTCTCCCTCTGGGGGAGACCAGTGGAAGgacaggctgctgctgctgttggccTGGATGGAGAGGTCGCTAACCGCCGCCGGACCTGGGGATGAATTATTCAATCAAATTTAAATCACATTTATCAAAACCCTCTCTCATCATCAGTTGTTACAATGTGCTTTTCCAGAACCTGACCTAGACCAAGAAGAGCAAGTGAGAAGGAAGCACAGCGAGAAGGAACAACTTCCTAGAAAATAACATATGGCTCTCCAGGATTAGGGTTGAGCACTTCTGTACTGCACATAATACCACTGGACATTGTTTTCAAGGGACTTGGTGAATAAATCCATGCAGTCTTACGCGTGCGTGCTTCAGCGGTGACCCCCTCACTGCGGACCCCTCCGCTGGTGGTGTGGACCAGGACGTGGTACCTCTTCCCCGGGGTGAGGCCGTCGAAGTGGTGCTGGAGCGGAGTGGACCCAGAGGAGGCCTGGGAGCTGTacaatttaattcaattcaattctatTCCATTCCACTCAATTCAATACAGTGGTTCATAGAATAAATACAAGAATTACAATAGAATACGCAAATAATAATACTTGTTGGTGACCAGGTGTCCCCTGTCGTCCAGCAGCTGCAGAATGTAGCCGTCCGCCACTCCCCGGGCCTCCTGCCAGCTCACCTGAATACTGCAGgttgtgtgtctgttgtcagCCTGCAGGCCCGTCACTGcagaggggactgaggagagaggggacagtttCGATTTGATtgttttgacctttatttaaccaggtagtcccATTGAGGTCAGATGACTTATTTCCTAAGGGATACAAATTGCACATAGGCATCACTGTTGACCAATCAACAGACGATtagggggtaaaaaaaaagaagcagAACCAATCAGTTCAGTCAAATGGACTGATTTCAAATTGTAGATAGCCAAGAACCAGTGAGAGAGATCACTATTCCTTCCCAGTCCACCACCAAAACACCCAAATATACAGTGTGAAATGCTAATGCACTGCTTATGAATGCAGTGTACGAGTAAATAATGTGTTATGAGTCCTTATGCAGCCTCCTCACCGGTGCGTCCGCTGGCCGTGTTGTTGTTCACCAGTATACCACTGATAGACCTTACAGTCACACTGTACAGCTGCCCAGGCTGCAGGGAATTGAATCCCAGCTGATTTGGGTGTTTGGGTACGGGTCGCGTCTCCAGCATGCGTCCCTCTGGCCCGTCCAGTAACAACGACACAGAGTAGCTGTCCACGTCACCCTGCCCCGGGGTCCAGCTGATCTGCAGGCTGTTGCTCTGCCCATTGTTGCTCACATGGATGTTCTTGACCTTGCTGGGAACTGCAAGCAGGGGGAGAAAAGTAAAGGAGGAGACAGAAAgaacaaggagagggagaaagggggtggaAATGGAACGGAAATTAATACTGTTGTCAGTTTATCTTTTGCTTGTGGTCGATTTGTTTTCGATTCTGTGACATTTTGCTGTGTCCCATTTTGCTAACTCAACTCAACCAATGGAGTAGTCCCAAACGTGCTAACAAATCAAACACAAGCATTTTTAAAGAAAACAAACAAAGGTTTCACCTGTCCTGCCCTCTATGAACTGGGCCCTCTGGTTGGGTCCGCTGAAGGTGGAAACATGGATCTTATAGAGGCGTCCCGGGGTGAGGGAGGACAGGACACACGCCCCCGCGCTGCTGCCCAGGGTGATGGGCGGGAACACCttcataataataattatataaaaCATTCCTTATTAATACATTCTGCTATATTAAATGactatacttttttttttagaaaCGCCCAAAGTCACTTTACATAATTAAAATCGGTAAGATAAATAGAAATAAAGCAGGGAGAAAATATAACAACAGAATGAAGGTCATAAAAGTCCTCTAAACATGAAgacagactaaccaggtactTCTGTAGACTGGACCAGGAGGACTAACCTTCATGTCGTTGAAGAGGAGCTGCACCTCGTAGTGATCCACATCCCCCAGAGCAGCCAGCCAGGTGACATGAAGGTCCTCCGTGCCCCGCCCAGCCAGAGCTAGTGATCTCACCGCCGCAGGGACTGTCCCAGACAGATTCGAGATTGAAATAGATCAACTGTGATGTTCTCAGAGGCAATGCATTTTGCAGCATACAAACTCAACGTACAACACATACAAAGGGACAGAGGGTGGCGAGTTTCACCAAAATTAGACAGTTGTGAGTGTAACTAGCTTAATTATTATTACAAACACCACTATGCTATGCACATATTATATATTCCAAATAAAAAGAGAGATAGAACATATTGTACTATTCGTATCACTCACAGGTCCTTCCGTCCGTGGACACGCTGGTCTCATACTTCCCGCTCCAGGTGCTGACGATGACAGTGTAGAGTCTCCCGGGCACCAGGCCGTTGAACACACACTCGTTCTGGCTCTTCATAATCGTCTTGTTCTGGTGGAAGATGTTGTTGTGCTTGATGACCACCTGGTAGTAGTCAAAGTCCCCTGCCGCATGGCGCCAGTACACCTTCAGGTAGTCATCCCTGGCCGAGTGGATCGCTGTGGGGTTCTGGACACTAGAGGGCTCTGGGAAAGAGGAAAAGAATAGAATAGAATTGAAGAACCCTTGAATTGAATAGAACAGCAAAGCAAGCAGACAAGACGTAtttcagacagacaaacaggtagACGGGGTAGACCTACGTGTGCGTTCCTGCACGATGGTGTGGTTTTCGTAGACTCCACTGCGGGAGACGATGGAGATGTTATAGAGCCGTCCAGACACCAGGGACTTGAACACACACTCAGGGCTGGACTTGGACACGACCAGGGTGTGGACGGTCCTCTCGCGGTCCTTCAGGGTGACCAGGTAACTATCCACGTCACCTTGGGCTGGTCGCCACGACACACTGAGGAAGTCCATACGACCGTTGTTACTGACTGTCACCTCGCCTACGGCAGCAGGGACTggaaggggggatggggagagagagagactgattcagTCATTCTGTGAATCACTGTCTGTTCATATTTGCAGCTGTGAAGGCTGTATGAATCAAAATATatagttaaacaaataaaaataaaaacttgttTTGTAACTTTTTTGTATTGTAAGGACTTAAAAACAACTATTTTTTATTTGaattcttgttttgttttttctcaATAATAATGTGGGATATGTAAGAACATCTCTTACAAGCAACATTAAAACAGTAACTTGGTTGTGTGttcaattttttatttaacctttatttaactaggcaagtcagttgagaacaaattcttatttacaatgaaggcctaccaaaagccaaaaggcctcctgcggggacggggtctgggattaaaaattaaaaaatgtaaattatATAAATatgggacaaaacacacatcacaaaaagagagacaacactacataaagagagacaccagacaataacatagcaaggcagcaacacatgacaacacagcatggtagcaacacatgacaacaacatggtagcaacacaacatggtgtcacaccctgatctgtttcacctgtctttgtgattggcTCCACCCCCCgacaggtgtcgcccatcttccccattatcccccgtgtatttatacctgtgatctctgtttgtttgttgccagcttgtcaagtcaaccagcgtgtttgtgtctcagctcttgcttttctcagtctctctttttctcaccctcctgATTTTGAACCTTACCTGTCCTGTCtctgaacccgcctgcctgaccactctgcctgcctgcctgccgacctatacctttgccccacctctggattgttgacctctgcctaccctgagcctgcctgccgtccggtactgttgccccacctctggtttactgacccctgcctaccctgaccctgagcctgcctgctgtccggtaccgttgccccacctctggtttactgacccctgcctgccttgacctgtctattgcctgcgcCTGTTGGACTATTAAACCATTGTTATTTCaacgttgtctgcatctgggttttaccttcatacctgatacaTGGTAGTAGCACAatacatggtacaaacattattgggcacagacaacagcacaaagggcaagaaggtagagacaacaatacatcacgcaaagcagccacgaCTGTCAGTAAGAGCGTCCATGATTGATcgttgaatgaagagattgagataaaactgttaATGCATAGTTGACCCCAACAAGCTTGAGCCATTTATGAGCCATTCATACAAATGTTATTCAATAAATAAATGgcgaagaaagagagagtgtctTGAATGGAATGTGACTGCACTAATAGGCTACAgataatttaaaaatatatattttaatattgaaccattattttatcagggagtcatactgagacccaggtctcttttacagataaTCCCTGAattacagaaagtattcaggccccttgattttttacacattttgtcacgttacaaaccttattctaaaatagattaaatatttgttttgcctcatcaatctacacacaataccccataatgacaaagtgaaaacaagtaaaaaataattaaacagaaatacctttatttaaataagtattcagacactttgctatgagaatcgaaattgagctcaggtgcatcttgtttccattgatcatccttgagatgtttctacaacttgattagagtccacctgtacTAAATCCACTTGATTGgacacctgtctttataaggtcccacagtaggcagtgcatgtcagagcaaaaaccaggccatgaggtcgagacaggattgtgtcaaggcatagaccaggggaagggtaccaaaacatttctgcagctttgaaggtccccaagaacacagtggcctccatcatttttaaatggaagaagtttggaaccaagactcttcctagagttggccgcctggccaaactgagcaatcgggggagaaggtgaggtgaccaagaacccgatgttcactctgacagagatccaaagttcctctgtggagatggcagaaccttccagaaggacaacatctccgcagcactccaccaatctggcctttatggtagaatggccagactgaagccactcctcagtaaaaggcacatgacagcccgcttggagtttgccaaaaggcacctaaagactctcagaccatgagaaacaagattcaactctttggcctgaatgccaagcgtcacgtctggaggaaacctggcaccatccctacggtgaagcatggtggtaggaGCATCACGCTGtgaagatgtttttcagtggcaggtactgggagactcgtcaggatcgagggaaagacgaacggagcaaagtaaaaagagatccttgatgaaaacctgctccagagcactcaggacctccgaaactccccaaatacaggtgttccaaacttgtagcgtcatacccaagaagactcaaggctgtaatcgctgtcaaaggtgcttcaacaaagtactgagtaaagggtctgaatacttatgtaaatgtgataaaactgtttttgctttgtcattatgggatattgtgtgtagattgactaggggggaaacgatttaatcaatttaaaactaggctgtattgtaacaaaatgtggaaaaagtccagggttctgaatactttccgaatgcactgtacattacagaaaatacacacatcaaTATAAATACAAAACACAAGCGGAAAGAAAAAGTATTATTACATTATTGTGAGGTGTAGGCCTATATCATTGTTCAGGCCTAGCCTACATCTATGTGGACCGACAGTACAGGAGGGCATAATCTGGCCATTATAATATTATTGTATGTGAAACTCACATACTATTGGTCTAAATTGGGTGCCATTTTATTGATTGTGGCATGATGTTGCCTATTAATTGCTGTGATGCCATAATGAGGTATGTACATAGAATTATAATGAACATTCTAATTCTAAGGGGGATGAGTTTTCATTAACTATCGCTTTCCAAACCCCGTATTCAGCATCATAATAAAATGATGTCATAATTGCATTCCAATTCTCGTCGTATGTTCTAACCTTTGTGTTGGAGTGCAAACCGATAAGGCTACTCATAAAGAAAGGACTTGAAGCATACGGATGATCCAAAATTAACTGTGAAATGTGTGAATTATTGGCCATTTCATCTCTCGAATAAGATATATACCAATTTAATATGTCTAATAATTGTCAAGTCTAAGCTAAGAAAATATCCTGAATGATTTAGGCTATATTGCATTGATTGCTTTGTTTTGTTCCATCAAGTTGTCCACATACAAGACAGTCATCATGGACTGTTTCTGTTTGCCTGGTCCAAAGAGAGTACAACTCCTTACTGTAAGTAGGAGCTTCCTTTTTCATGTAACTTATTTGATGGTCAATTAATTACTATTTCTCAATTTTACAAGTTCAAACTTCGTCATTGCTATGTAATTTTATGTTAATATATTTGGtactaaaacatgttttttgtctTTTATCTTTGAACATGGTCATCTCCTTTCATATATTCATCTTGTTCAGAGGCAGCCCCCCGAGTCTCAGAAAGTGGGTCTCCTCAGAGAGAAGGTGACTCTGATTGGGGAGGCCATCAAAGTCATGAAGAGTGACCGGGAAGCCATGATGGCTCAGCTGAAAAAGAGCCAGAAGAAACAGCAGAAGCATGAGGAGCTGCTGCAGTACAGCAAATGGAAGCAGGCTAAGGACAACCAGGAACTCTGTGTGGTCGTCAGAAGGCTGGAGGAGAAGGTAGACGTGGAGACCAAGGCACTCTGGACAGAGATGAGGAGACTGGGAGAGCTGCttgaggaggtgagaggacataACTTCAGACATAAGAGTGCCCCGTTTGAGCACCTAGTGGCCTGGTATGAGGGTCTGAATTAAGTTTGACATTGAGAAAGTTCAATGGAGCCGGAAGAAAAGCCCTGCAGATATTTGTCTTAATTCCACGACACTATAGCTGCAGTATATATCCTGTCTTGTTTAATCGGTTGAATGTATGTAATGTAGCTTGAACAAGTATACGGTTAATTCTATGCCATTTAACAAAGATGCATATGCTATAACTACCTAATATTGCTCTGTTTCTTATGCGACAGAACATGAATGGTGTGGGTGACTTCTCAACCTACATGAAACCTTCTTGGGAATTCCCCATTCCAGTGCCCCCCGTTGGCCAGCCTACGTCAGGACGGCATCAGTACTACCAGAGTGTGTCTCTGACAGGCAGCTCAGGTGTCCTCCCAGCTGGACAGAGACTCCAAGGACGCTCTCCTGTCCTACCCCCACTGGTTGATCCTCCCATACCTATAACAAATTGGTTTCCTGATCTCTCTCCTCCCAAACGCCCTCTGCCGTTGCCACCTGCTATTCTCGAGGGGCTATACACAGACGCATCCTCAGACCCAGCTTTGagacaggagaaggagattgaggaGATGATGAAGacaatagaagaggagagggagaaggatcgGGCGGAGATACTTGTGGTGGTggaaaaagagatggagagaaaatggaagaagttgcaGAGGAAGTCTCCAGCAAATATAATACAGAAGACGGAGCAGGACATGATAGAGATGATGAAGGCAATAGAAAATGAGAGGGAGTTGGATCGGATTGAGATACTTGAAGCTGTggaaaaagagatggagagaaaatggATGAAGATGCAGAATGTAGGTCAGAAAGAGAAAGCAGGTAACGGTGAGGAGCAATTGACGAAGAAGGAACAGTGTATTGGGGATCAGGAAAAGAGGgtagaacaggaggagaacaagCTGTTAGGACAGATGAAAGAGAGCCAGACATGTCTAGATGAAATTAAAAAAGAAAAGGCTAAGAGGGACTTAAGATTGGCAGAGACATTTGATGAAGAGCTaaagaaaggaaaagagaggatGAAGACCCTGGAGAAGTTGAGGAAGGAAAAAGACAAGGAGGATAAACTCTGGTTGgaggaagaaaaaaagaaagagaaagagaggattaaGAACCTGGAGAAGGAGATGAAAGAAAAAGACAAGGAGGATAAACTCTGGTTGgaggaagaaaaaaagaaagagaaagagaggattaaGAACCTGGAGAAGGAGATgaaagaaaaagaaaaggagGAGAAATTTAAATGGGaagaagagaaacagaaagaaaaagagaggctgAAGATCCTTGCGAATGAGATGAAGGCACAAGAACTAGAAGAGAATCTTAGGTTTGAGGAAGAAAAGAAGAGAATAAAGAACCAGAAGAAGGAGAAAAAGGAAAACGAAACAGAGGAGAAACTGAGATTGAAagcagagaaaaagaaagaaaaagagatgGCAAgaatttgggagaaggagaggaaggaaaaaGAAAAGTTGGAGAAACCTAGACTTgaggaagagaaaaagaaagaacagGAGAGGATAAATAACCTGGAGATGGAGAAGAAGGAAGAAGAAAAGAGGGAAAAGAGGTTGGCTGAAGCTGAGAAAAAAAGAGAACAAGATGAGAAGAAGCGcctgagaaaagaggagaaggatAACGAAAAAGCGGAGAAAAGGTTAGCTGAAGCTGAGAAAAAAAGAGAACAAGATGAGAAGAAGCGCCTGAAAAAAGAGGAGAAGGATAACGAAAAAGCGGAGAAAAAGTTAGCTGAAGCTGAGAAAAAAAGAGAACAAGATGAGAAGAAGCGCCTGAAAAACGAGGAGAAGGATAACGAAAAAGCGGAGAAAAGGTTAGCTGAAGCTGAGAAAAAAAGAGAACAAGATGAGAAGAAGCGCCTGAAAAAAGAGGAGAAGGATAACGAAAAAGCGGAGAAAAGGTTAGCTGAAGCTGAGAAAAAAAGAGAACAAGATGAGAAGAAGCGCCTGAAAAAGGAGGAGAAGGATAACGAAAAAGCGGAGAAAAGGTTAGCTGAAgctgagaaaaaaagaaaacaagatGAGAAGAATCGCCTGAAAAAAGAGGAGAAGGATAACGAAAAAGCGGAGAAAAAGTTAGATGAAgctgagaaaaagaaagaaaaagttGAGAAAAGGGTACAAAAGCAGGAGGAGAAAAATAGAGAGCTTAAACTAAAACTGAAGGAAAAAGAAGAGAATATAAAAAATAAGCAGGAgaggaaagaaaaagagaaacaagagaaaatgagaaagg encodes:
- the LOC135524857 gene encoding golgin subfamily A member 6-like protein 25 → MNGVGDFSTYMKPSWEFPIPVPPVGQPTSGRHQYYQSVSLTGSSGVLPAGQRLQGRSPVLPPLVDPPIPITNWFPDLSPPKRPLPLPPAILEGLYTDASSDPALRQEKEIEEMMKTIEEEREKDRAEILVVVEKEMERKWKKLQRKSPANIIQKTEQDMIEMMKAIENERELDRIEILEAVEKEMERKWMKMQNVGQKEKAGNGEEQLTKKEQCIGDQEKRVEQEENKLLGQMKESQTCLDEIKKEKAKRDLRLAETFDEELKKGKERMKTLEKLRKEKDKEDKLWLEEEKKKEKERIKNLEKEMKEKDKEDKLWLEEEKKKEKERIKNLEKEMKEKEKEEKFKWEEEKQKEKERLKILANEMKAQELEENLRFEEEKKRIKNQKKEKKENETEEKLRLKAEKKKEKEMARIWEKERKEKEKLEKPRLEEEKKKEQERINNLEMEKKEEEKREKRLAEAEKKREQDEKKRLRKEEKDNEKAEKRLAEAEKKREQDEKKRLKKEEKDNEKAEKKLAEAEKKREQDEKKRLKNEEKDNEKAEKRLAEAEKKREQDEKKRLKKEEKDNEKAEKRLAEAEKKREQDEKKRLKKEEKDNEKAEKRLAEAEKKRKQDEKNRLKKEEKDNEKAEKKLDEAEKKKEKVEKRVQKQEEKNRELKLKLKEKEENIKNKQERKEKEKQEKMRKEQEKKERERREQMKRTEKRIREIEAMRRARQQTSEYSDSEEWADTESIDESVSDW